A stretch of Janibacter endophyticus DNA encodes these proteins:
- a CDS encoding acyltransferase: MTTTLLSRLRRPAAPPAPVLDAPWGVRRWVGWVLSNRAWTRHHLVSYARMARARRANPGLVFQGPCFIGNDVRFEVREGYGRLVVGPFVHIGPHARLRAHEGTLRIGAKTVIGIRNTINTWIDIEIGQACIFADDIYVCDFDHVTDSLDVPIKDQGIVKSPVRVGDDVWVATKCVIIRGTDVGDQSVLAAGTIARGVYPARSIVAGVPGRVVRTRAPRSR; encoded by the coding sequence GTGACGACGACCCTGCTCTCCCGCCTCCGCCGCCCGGCGGCGCCGCCCGCCCCGGTGCTCGACGCGCCGTGGGGCGTGCGCCGCTGGGTCGGCTGGGTGCTGAGCAACCGGGCGTGGACCCGGCACCACCTCGTCTCCTACGCGCGGATGGCGCGCGCCCGCCGGGCCAACCCGGGCCTCGTCTTCCAGGGGCCCTGCTTCATCGGCAACGACGTGCGCTTCGAGGTCCGTGAGGGCTACGGGCGGCTCGTCGTCGGCCCCTTCGTCCACATCGGCCCGCACGCCCGGCTGCGCGCGCACGAGGGCACCCTGCGCATCGGCGCCAAGACCGTCATCGGCATCCGCAACACGATCAACACGTGGATCGACATCGAGATCGGGCAGGCCTGCATCTTCGCCGACGACATCTACGTCTGCGACTTCGACCATGTCACCGACTCGCTCGACGTGCCGATCAAGGACCAGGGCATCGTCAAGAGCCCGGTCCGGGTCGGCGACGACGTCTGGGTCGCGACGAAGTGCGTCATCATCCGCGGCACCGACGTCGGCGACCAGTCGGTCCTCGCGGCGGGCACGATCGCGCGGGGGGTCTACCCGGCGCGCTCGATCGTCGCCGGCGTGCCGGGCCGGGTGGTCCGCACCCGGGCGCCGCGGTCGAGGTAA
- a CDS encoding electron transfer flavoprotein subunit beta/FixA family protein, which yields MNIVVCVKYVPDAQSDRTFTEDNTTDREGVDGLLSELDEYAVEEALKLVEAGEGEVTVVTVGPESAADAVKKSLQMGADKGVHILDDAIAGSDAPATSLVLAEAIKKIGTPDIVLTGMASTDGTMSVVPAMLAERLGLPQVTFASELTVDGGTAKIRRDGDTASETIESSLPALISVTDQINEPRYPSFKGIMAAKKKPVETWSLADLGVDAGQVGQANSWTEVLETTKRPPREQGEIVKDEGDGGTKLAEFLAAQKFI from the coding sequence ATGAACATCGTCGTCTGCGTCAAGTACGTGCCGGACGCACAGTCCGACCGCACGTTCACCGAGGACAACACCACCGACCGTGAGGGTGTCGACGGGCTCCTCTCCGAGCTCGACGAGTACGCCGTCGAGGAGGCCCTGAAGCTCGTCGAGGCCGGCGAGGGCGAGGTCACCGTCGTCACCGTCGGACCCGAGTCCGCCGCCGACGCGGTCAAGAAGTCCCTCCAGATGGGCGCCGACAAGGGTGTGCACATCCTCGACGACGCGATCGCGGGCTCCGACGCCCCGGCGACCTCGCTCGTCCTGGCCGAGGCCATCAAGAAGATCGGCACCCCCGACATCGTGCTCACCGGCATGGCCTCGACCGACGGCACGATGTCCGTCGTCCCGGCGATGCTCGCCGAGCGTCTCGGCCTGCCCCAGGTCACCTTCGCCTCCGAGCTGACCGTCGACGGCGGCACCGCGAAGATCCGTCGTGACGGCGACACCGCGAGCGAGACCATCGAGTCCTCGCTGCCCGCCCTCATCTCGGTCACCGACCAGATCAACGAGCCGCGCTACCCCTCCTTCAAGGGGATCATGGCCGCCAAGAAGAAGCCGGTCGAGACGTGGAGCCTCGCCGACCTCGGCGTCGACGCCGGTCAGGTCGGCCAGGCCAACTCCTGGACCGAGGTCCTCGAGACGACCAAGCGCCCCCCGCGCGAGCAGGGCGAGATCGTCAAGGACGAGGGCGACGGCGGCACCAAGCTCGCCGAGTTCCTCGCCGCCCAGAAGTTCATCTGA
- a CDS encoding electron transfer flavoprotein subunit alpha/FixB family protein, with protein sequence MAEVLVLVDHAQGVVKKPAAEMLTIARRLGEPTAVFIGPGAETAKDLLARYGAEKIISVSDPSVTEYLVAPQAEILAQLVEAGDVAAVLIPSNPAGKEIAARLAVKTGSGLITDAVDVQSGDDGKAVTTQSVFAGSWTVKSRVTTGAAIITVKPNSAAPEQASGAGAYEELTPEISDAAKAAKITASEPKKASGRPELTEAAIVVSGGRGTGGDFSPVEGFADSLGAAVGASRAAVDAGWYPHTSQVGQTGKQVSPQLYVAAGISGAIQHRAGMQTSKTIVAVNKDEEAPIFELVDFGVVGDLFQVLPQATEAVKGKKG encoded by the coding sequence ATGGCTGAAGTACTCGTTCTCGTCGACCACGCCCAGGGCGTCGTCAAGAAGCCGGCCGCCGAGATGCTGACCATCGCCCGCCGCCTCGGCGAGCCGACCGCGGTCTTCATCGGCCCCGGCGCCGAGACCGCCAAGGACCTCCTCGCCCGCTACGGCGCCGAGAAGATCATCTCCGTCTCCGACCCGTCGGTCACGGAGTACCTCGTCGCCCCGCAGGCCGAGATCCTCGCCCAGCTCGTCGAGGCCGGCGACGTCGCCGCGGTCCTCATCCCGAGCAACCCGGCCGGCAAGGAGATCGCCGCCCGCCTCGCCGTCAAGACCGGCTCGGGCCTGATCACCGACGCCGTCGACGTCCAGTCCGGCGACGACGGCAAGGCCGTCACCACGCAGTCGGTCTTCGCCGGCAGCTGGACCGTGAAGTCGCGGGTCACCACGGGCGCGGCGATCATCACCGTCAAGCCGAACTCCGCCGCGCCGGAGCAGGCCAGCGGTGCCGGCGCCTACGAGGAGCTGACCCCGGAGATCTCCGACGCCGCCAAGGCCGCGAAGATCACCGCGTCCGAGCCGAAGAAGGCGTCCGGCCGGCCCGAGCTCACCGAGGCGGCGATCGTCGTCTCCGGTGGTCGTGGCACCGGTGGCGACTTCAGCCCGGTCGAGGGCTTCGCCGACAGCCTCGGCGCGGCCGTCGGCGCCTCGCGCGCCGCCGTCGACGCCGGCTGGTACCCGCACACCAGCCAGGTCGGCCAGACCGGCAAGCAGGTCAGCCCGCAGCTCTACGTCGCCGCCGGCATCTCCGGCGCGATCCAGCACCGCGCCGGCATGCAGACCTCCAAGACGATCGTCGCCGTCAACAAGGACGAGGAGGCGCCGATCTTCGAGCTCGTCGACTTCGGCGTCGTCGGCGACCTCTTCCAGGTCCTGCCGCAGGCCACCGAGGCGGTCAAGGGCAAGAAGGGCTGA
- a CDS encoding undecaprenyl-diphosphate phosphatase: MDWLQAIVLGIVQGLTEFLPISSSAHQSIVGRFFGEDPGSAFTAITQLGTEAAVLVYFRKDIASIIAAWFKAVAGKIPHSDPDARMGWMVIVGSIPIGVLGLAFKDFITGPARNLWITATMLLVFALVIAYADRKASQVKEIRDLTVGDGVRYGLWQALALIPGVSRSGGTIAGGLFMGYSREAAARYSFLLAIPAVLLSGFEQLFDIASDPVEPAWGPIFGATVVSFVIGYAVIAWLLRYISTHNFSIFVIYRIVLALVLFALLGTGVLAA; encoded by the coding sequence ATGGACTGGCTGCAGGCGATCGTCCTCGGCATCGTCCAGGGACTCACCGAGTTCCTGCCGATCAGCTCGAGCGCGCACCAGTCGATCGTCGGCCGGTTCTTCGGCGAGGACCCCGGGTCGGCCTTCACCGCGATTACCCAGCTCGGGACCGAGGCGGCCGTCCTCGTCTACTTCCGCAAGGACATCGCGAGCATCATCGCCGCGTGGTTCAAGGCCGTGGCCGGCAAGATCCCGCACAGCGACCCCGACGCGCGGATGGGCTGGATGGTCATCGTCGGGTCGATCCCGATCGGCGTGCTCGGGCTGGCGTTCAAGGACTTCATCACCGGGCCCGCGCGCAACCTCTGGATCACCGCGACGATGCTGCTCGTCTTCGCCCTCGTCATCGCGTACGCGGACCGGAAGGCCTCGCAGGTCAAGGAGATCCGCGACCTCACCGTCGGCGACGGCGTGAGGTACGGCCTCTGGCAGGCGCTCGCGCTCATCCCCGGCGTCTCCCGCTCCGGCGGCACGATCGCCGGTGGTCTCTTCATGGGCTACTCCCGTGAGGCCGCGGCGCGCTACTCCTTCCTCCTTGCGATCCCGGCCGTGCTGCTCTCCGGCTTCGAGCAGCTCTTCGACATCGCGAGCGACCCGGTCGAGCCCGCGTGGGGGCCGATCTTCGGGGCGACGGTCGTCTCCTTCGTCATCGGTTACGCCGTCATCGCCTGGCTGCTGCGCTACATCTCGACGCACAACTTCTCGATCTTCGTCATCTACCGGATCGTCCTCGCGCTCGTCCTCTTCGCCCTGCTCGGTACGGGCGTCCTCGCGGCCTGA
- a CDS encoding cysteine desulfurase family protein — protein MSTYLDHAATTPMRPAARDAVLAQMEHVGNASSLHGAGRLTRRVVEESREAVAEALGARPSEVVFTSGGTESDNISVLGAYEAAQAKDPARDRIIISGVEHHAVLDPAMHLAKSRGARVSFVEPGECGTVQPEALRAAIEEDPGTVALVSVMWANNEVGTVQDIPAMGAICAEHGIPMHTDAVQAVGHVPVDFAAAQVDLLSASGHKFGGPMGAGVLLARRDVAIVPTSHGGGQERSLRSGTLNAAGVAGLAAALTEAVDGMTLEATRVAALRDRFLAATQQLGRDIRISGCWEQGDVTTRLPGNAHITIPGAQGDSLLYLLDAAGIECSTGSACTAGVPQPSHVLIAMGRTEEEARGSLRVSFGWTSTDADVDAVLAALPDAIDRARRAAGAA, from the coding sequence GTGAGCACGTACCTCGACCACGCGGCGACGACCCCCATGCGCCCGGCAGCCCGGGACGCGGTGCTGGCGCAGATGGAGCACGTCGGCAACGCGTCCAGCCTGCACGGCGCCGGTCGCCTCACCCGGCGGGTCGTCGAGGAGTCGCGCGAGGCCGTCGCGGAGGCGCTCGGCGCCCGGCCCTCGGAGGTCGTCTTCACCTCGGGCGGCACGGAGTCGGACAACATCTCGGTCCTCGGCGCGTACGAGGCGGCCCAGGCGAAGGACCCTGCGCGCGACCGGATCATCATCTCCGGGGTCGAGCACCACGCGGTGCTCGACCCCGCGATGCACCTCGCGAAGAGCCGCGGCGCCCGGGTGAGCTTCGTCGAGCCGGGGGAGTGCGGCACCGTCCAGCCCGAGGCGCTGCGGGCCGCGATCGAGGAGGACCCCGGGACGGTGGCCCTCGTCTCGGTGATGTGGGCCAACAACGAGGTCGGCACGGTCCAGGACATCCCCGCCATGGGGGCGATCTGCGCCGAGCACGGCATCCCCATGCACACCGACGCGGTGCAGGCCGTCGGGCACGTGCCGGTCGACTTCGCGGCGGCCCAGGTCGACCTGCTGTCGGCGAGCGGGCACAAGTTCGGCGGGCCGATGGGGGCCGGCGTCCTCCTCGCGCGCCGCGACGTCGCGATCGTCCCGACGAGCCACGGCGGCGGGCAGGAGCGCTCGCTGCGCAGCGGCACGCTCAACGCCGCCGGGGTGGCCGGGCTGGCGGCGGCGCTCACCGAGGCTGTCGACGGCATGACGCTCGAGGCCACCCGGGTCGCCGCGCTGCGCGACCGGTTCCTCGCCGCGACGCAGCAGCTCGGCCGCGACATCCGGATCTCCGGCTGCTGGGAGCAGGGCGATGTGACCACCCGGCTGCCGGGCAACGCGCACATCACCATCCCCGGCGCGCAGGGCGACTCGCTCCTCTACCTCCTCGACGCCGCCGGCATCGAGTGCTCTACCGGGTCGGCCTGCACCGCAGGAGTCCCGCAGCCGAGCCACGTCCTCATCGCGATGGGGCGCACGGAGGAGGAGGCGCGTGGCTCCCTTCGCGTCTCCTTCGGCTGGACCTCCACCGACGCCGACGTCGACGCCGTCCTCGCCGCGCTGCCCGACGCGATCGACCGCGCGCGCCGCGCGGCGGGGGCCGCCTGA
- the mnmA gene encoding tRNA 2-thiouridine(34) synthase MnmA, giving the protein MRVVAAMSGGVDSAVAAARMLDAGHDVVGVHLALSRSAATLRESARGCCTIEDAGDARRVADRLGIPFYVWDMAEAFQRDVMDDFVAEYEAGRTPNPCLRCNEKIKFAALLDKALALGFDAVATGHYAQVVEGAQGRELHRAVDMAKDQSYVLGVLDADQLARSFFPLGDTTKPQIREEAAARGFAVAKKPDSHDICFIADGDTRGWLAGRLGERPGEIVDEGSGEVVGAHQGAYGFTVGQRRGLGLDRSSLDGSPRFVTRVDASANRVFIGTPDLLGVRQVVGDSVRWCGPAPTGEVSVGAQLRAHGEEVPAVARVEEGSRLVVDLDAAVRGVAPGQSVVLYKGTRVVGSATISETSR; this is encoded by the coding sequence ATGCGTGTCGTCGCCGCGATGAGCGGTGGGGTCGACTCCGCCGTCGCCGCCGCCCGGATGCTCGACGCCGGTCACGACGTCGTCGGCGTGCACCTCGCGCTCTCGCGCAGCGCTGCCACCCTCCGGGAGAGCGCCCGAGGGTGCTGCACGATCGAGGACGCCGGTGATGCCCGCCGGGTCGCCGACCGCCTCGGCATCCCCTTCTACGTCTGGGACATGGCCGAGGCCTTCCAGCGGGACGTCATGGACGACTTCGTCGCCGAGTACGAAGCCGGACGCACCCCGAACCCCTGCCTGCGCTGCAACGAGAAGATCAAGTTCGCCGCCCTGCTCGACAAGGCGCTGGCCCTGGGCTTCGACGCCGTCGCGACGGGGCATTACGCGCAGGTCGTCGAGGGGGCGCAGGGGCGTGAGCTGCACCGCGCCGTCGACATGGCCAAGGACCAGTCCTACGTGCTCGGGGTGCTCGACGCCGACCAGCTCGCCCGCTCCTTCTTCCCCCTCGGCGACACGACGAAGCCGCAGATCCGCGAGGAGGCGGCCGCCCGCGGCTTCGCCGTCGCGAAGAAGCCGGACAGCCACGACATCTGCTTCATCGCCGACGGGGACACCCGAGGCTGGCTTGCGGGCCGGCTCGGGGAGCGGCCCGGCGAGATCGTCGACGAGGGCAGCGGCGAGGTCGTCGGGGCGCACCAGGGCGCGTACGGCTTCACCGTCGGGCAGCGACGCGGGCTCGGCCTCGACCGGTCCTCGCTCGACGGCTCGCCACGCTTCGTCACGCGGGTCGACGCGTCGGCCAACCGGGTCTTCATCGGGACGCCAGACCTCCTCGGCGTGCGCCAGGTCGTCGGCGACTCGGTGCGCTGGTGCGGCCCGGCACCGACCGGCGAGGTGAGCGTGGGGGCGCAGCTGCGGGCCCACGGCGAGGAGGTGCCGGCCGTGGCCCGCGTCGAGGAGGGCTCGCGCCTCGTCGTCGATCTCGACGCCGCGGTCCGCGGCGTGGCACCCGGGCAGTCCGTCGTCCTCTACAAGGGCACGCGCGTCGTCGGCTCAGCGACGATCAGCGAGACCTCCCGGTGA
- a CDS encoding DMT family transporter, producing MRETWPAKFVLLVLVWGSSFLLMMVGLAALAPVQIATARILSGAVVLLVLMRLAGGRLPRERRVLAHVLLCSFFLGPLPFTLFALSETRISSALAGIGNGTTPIASVIFSLLLLPHARPTPARIGAVLLGLVGVLVIAEPWALDPPDPAGFGMALLAGVSYGLGWTWLKRFLGDVSFGPFAQPAAILTAASVLSVPMLLGWWLLQDERSLPWSVASTGEHSVAVAVGAVLVLGIVGTGLAYKLQADVVVAAGPVVATSVTYLIPIVSIALGVLLLGERLGPAQVSGFAVVLVAALLIGRPERVR from the coding sequence GTGCGCGAGACCTGGCCGGCGAAGTTCGTCCTCCTCGTCCTCGTGTGGGGCTCGTCCTTCCTCCTCATGATGGTCGGGCTCGCGGCGCTCGCCCCCGTCCAGATCGCGACGGCGCGGATCCTCTCCGGTGCGGTCGTCCTGCTCGTCCTCATGCGACTGGCGGGAGGTCGGCTGCCCCGCGAGCGCCGGGTGCTCGCCCACGTGCTCCTCTGCAGCTTCTTCCTGGGACCGCTGCCCTTCACCCTCTTCGCCCTCTCGGAGACCAGGATCAGCTCAGCGCTGGCGGGCATCGGCAACGGGACGACCCCCATCGCGTCGGTGATCTTCAGCCTCCTGCTCCTCCCGCACGCTCGCCCGACCCCGGCGAGGATCGGCGCCGTCCTCCTCGGTCTCGTCGGCGTCCTGGTCATCGCCGAGCCATGGGCCCTCGACCCCCCGGACCCCGCCGGCTTCGGGATGGCGCTCCTGGCCGGCGTGAGCTACGGACTCGGCTGGACCTGGCTCAAGCGCTTCCTCGGTGACGTGAGCTTCGGCCCCTTCGCCCAGCCTGCCGCCATCCTCACGGCCGCGTCCGTGCTCAGCGTCCCGATGCTCCTCGGCTGGTGGCTCCTCCAGGACGAGAGGTCGCTCCCGTGGTCGGTCGCGTCCACCGGGGAGCACTCCGTCGCGGTCGCGGTGGGCGCCGTCCTCGTGCTCGGCATCGTGGGGACCGGGCTCGCCTACAAGCTCCAGGCGGACGTCGTCGTCGCGGCCGGACCGGTCGTCGCCACATCCGTCACCTACCTCATCCCGATCGTCTCGATCGCGCTCGGTGTGCTGCTCCTCGGTGAACGTCTCGGCCCCGCCCAGGTGAGCGGCTTCGCCGTGGTGCTTGTGGCTGCCCTGCTCATCGGCCGGCCGGAGCGGGTCCGATGA
- a CDS encoding SulP family inorganic anion transporter: MTDTSVLPAPAPDLLPHEYTVRRALRSPRVLRTEVLAGLVVALALIPEAISFSIIAGVDPRVGLFSSFVMAVTIAVVGGRPAMITAATGAIALVIAPVAREHGFDYFIATVLLAGVLQIVLAVLGVARLMRFIPRSVMVGFVNSLAILIFVAQLPHLRDVPWVVYALVAVGLVGLFFLPRVTTAVPAPLVVIVALTAYVWLSGTDVPEVSDMGELPDSLPSLFVPDVPLTLETLQIIGPFALGMALVGLLESLMTAKLVDDITDLHTDKTVEARGQGIANIASGLFGGMGGCAMIGQTMINVKASRARTRVSTFVAGAMLLVLVVGLGDLVGRIPMAALVAVMILVSVATFDWHSVAPSTLRRMPRSETVVMLVTVVAVVITHNLAIGVVLGVVTASVLFARRVAHMAQVERELVETSDGTVHALYRVTGELFFASSNDLYSQFHPSEDPDRIVIDVSDSHLWDASTIAALDGVEAKYASRGKTVEITGLNEASASMHGRLSGTLPSH; this comes from the coding sequence ATGACCGACACCTCCGTCCTCCCCGCGCCCGCGCCCGACCTCCTGCCGCACGAGTACACGGTCCGCCGGGCGCTGCGCTCACCCCGCGTGCTGCGGACCGAGGTGCTCGCCGGCCTCGTCGTCGCTCTCGCGCTCATCCCCGAGGCGATCTCCTTCTCGATCATCGCCGGGGTCGACCCGCGAGTCGGCCTCTTCTCCTCCTTCGTCATGGCGGTGACGATCGCCGTCGTCGGCGGGCGCCCCGCGATGATCACCGCCGCGACGGGAGCCATCGCCCTCGTCATCGCTCCCGTCGCCCGCGAGCACGGCTTCGACTACTTCATCGCCACGGTGCTCCTCGCGGGTGTGCTGCAGATCGTCCTCGCCGTCCTTGGCGTCGCCCGGCTCATGCGCTTCATCCCGCGCTCGGTCATGGTCGGCTTCGTCAACTCGCTGGCGATCCTCATCTTCGTCGCGCAACTCCCGCACCTGCGCGACGTGCCGTGGGTGGTTTACGCCCTCGTCGCCGTGGGGCTCGTCGGGCTCTTCTTCCTCCCCCGCGTGACCACCGCCGTCCCCGCCCCACTCGTCGTCATCGTCGCGCTCACCGCGTACGTCTGGCTCTCCGGCACCGACGTCCCGGAGGTCAGCGACATGGGCGAGCTGCCCGACTCCCTGCCGTCGCTCTTCGTCCCGGACGTGCCGCTCACCCTGGAGACGCTGCAGATCATCGGTCCCTTCGCCCTGGGCATGGCCCTCGTCGGGCTCCTCGAGTCGCTCATGACCGCCAAGCTCGTCGACGACATCACCGACCTGCACACCGACAAGACCGTCGAGGCCCGGGGCCAGGGCATCGCCAACATCGCCTCCGGCCTCTTCGGCGGCATGGGTGGGTGCGCGATGATCGGCCAGACGATGATCAACGTCAAGGCATCCCGCGCCCGGACGCGGGTCTCGACCTTCGTCGCCGGCGCAATGCTCCTCGTCCTCGTCGTCGGCCTCGGAGACCTCGTCGGCCGGATCCCCATGGCGGCGCTCGTCGCGGTGATGATCCTCGTCTCCGTCGCGACCTTCGACTGGCACAGCGTCGCCCCCTCGACGCTGCGGCGCATGCCGCGCTCGGAGACGGTCGTCATGCTCGTCACCGTCGTCGCGGTCGTCATCACGCACAACCTCGCCATCGGCGTCGTCCTCGGGGTCGTCACCGCCAGCGTCCTCTTCGCCCGCCGGGTCGCGCACATGGCCCAGGTGGAGCGCGAGCTCGTCGAGACCTCGGACGGGACAGTGCACGCCCTCTACCGCGTGACCGGCGAGCTGTTCTTCGCCTCGAGCAACGACCTCTACAGCCAGTTCCACCCGAGCGAGGACCCCGACCGCATCGTCATCGACGTCTCGGACTCGCACCTGTGGGACGCCTCGACGATCGCCGCCCTGGACGGGGTGGAGGCGAAGTACGCCTCCCGCGGCAAGACCGTGGAGATCACCGGTCTCAACGAGGCGAGCGCCTCGATGCACGGGCGGCTGTCCGGGACGCTGCCGTCCCACTGA
- a CDS encoding MerR family transcriptional regulator gives MQDGSEPAVAGAWRIGDVAERTGLSVRTLRHYDEIGLITPSDRTPGGFRLYTDADLADLLLIRRMKPLGYTLEEMGEVLRVVRAGGTAEALSPLVEEAEARRAQLQAKVEMADEFLDQLRSRHD, from the coding sequence GTGCAGGATGGTTCGGAGCCGGCGGTCGCCGGGGCGTGGCGGATCGGTGACGTCGCCGAGCGGACGGGCCTGTCGGTGCGCACCCTGCGGCACTACGACGAGATCGGCCTCATCACCCCGAGCGACCGGACCCCTGGTGGCTTCCGTCTCTACACCGACGCCGACCTCGCCGACCTCCTCCTCATCCGACGGATGAAGCCGCTCGGCTACACCCTCGAGGAGATGGGCGAGGTCCTTCGCGTCGTCCGCGCGGGTGGTACCGCGGAGGCGCTGAGCCCGCTCGTCGAGGAGGCCGAGGCGCGCCGTGCCCAGCTGCAGGCGAAGGTCGAGATGGCCGACGAGTTCCTGGACCAGCTGCGCTCCCGCCATGACTGA
- a CDS encoding methionine synthase codes for MTERVAASGIGSWPGTDPREAVRAVRDLLTDAVPYLPELPGRGAGAEMVGRAGAMLEGLHVETQPYGWRFVDRPGADEGRAAAYLRQDLDELAEAYDGWAGPLKVQVCGPWTLLASVELTRGERSVSDHGARHDVVGSLAEGVRRHLADVERLVPGAQVVLQVDEPALPAVIEGRLPTQSGYGRLRAVDPAEVRDGLRDLLAAAGERSTAVHCCAPDAPLRLIREAGAGALAVDLALVGGPVWEVLAEHVESGGQVWAGALPTTEDAADFRAVADRLTGPWQRLGLDPALLGRVTLTPACGLAGLTPSSAVRAQRAVVDAARAIADDLT; via the coding sequence ATGACTGAACGGGTCGCCGCGAGCGGCATCGGCAGCTGGCCAGGGACCGACCCGCGCGAGGCGGTCCGGGCTGTGCGCGACCTGCTCACCGACGCGGTGCCGTACCTGCCCGAGCTGCCGGGCCGCGGCGCCGGCGCCGAGATGGTGGGACGCGCCGGGGCGATGCTCGAGGGGCTGCACGTCGAGACCCAGCCCTACGGCTGGCGCTTCGTCGACCGGCCGGGGGCCGACGAGGGACGCGCCGCGGCCTACCTGCGGCAGGACCTCGACGAGCTCGCCGAGGCCTACGACGGGTGGGCCGGGCCGCTCAAGGTCCAGGTCTGCGGCCCGTGGACGCTGCTCGCGAGCGTCGAGCTGACCCGCGGCGAGCGGTCCGTCAGCGACCACGGCGCCCGTCATGACGTCGTCGGGTCCCTCGCCGAAGGGGTCCGCCGTCACCTCGCCGATGTGGAGCGCCTCGTCCCCGGAGCGCAGGTCGTCCTCCAGGTCGACGAGCCCGCCCTGCCGGCCGTCATCGAGGGGCGCCTGCCGACCCAGTCCGGCTACGGGCGGCTGCGCGCCGTCGACCCCGCGGAGGTGCGCGACGGGCTGCGCGACCTCCTCGCCGCGGCGGGGGAGCGGTCCACCGCCGTCCACTGCTGCGCGCCGGACGCGCCGCTGCGGTTGATCCGTGAGGCGGGCGCCGGCGCGCTCGCCGTCGACCTCGCCCTCGTCGGCGGACCCGTTTGGGAGGTGCTCGCCGAGCACGTCGAGTCCGGTGGTCAGGTGTGGGCCGGGGCGCTGCCCACCACGGAGGACGCCGCCGACTTCCGCGCCGTCGCGGACCGGCTCACCGGGCCGTGGCAGCGGCTCGGCCTCGACCCGGCGCTGCTCGGCCGGGTGACGCTCACCCCGGCGTGCGGACTGGCCGGGCTCACCCCTTCGTCCGCAGTCCGCGCGCAGCGCGCCGTCGTCGACGCCGCCCGGGCGATCGCCGACGACCTCACCTGA